CGGGTCGGCCGGCCGGCCCTGATCGAGGACCGTCGGCAGCGGGTGGTCGTCTACAGCGAGCACACCGGGCTGATGGACGACGTACGCCGGACCTCGATCCTGCGTCGGCACACGACGCCGGAGGTCATCTCGTGGTTCCGCGACGCGGGCATCATGAAGGCGCGCGACCCGATCCGCACGCCGGCCTGCCCGGAGCTGGATCTGCTGCCCCGGCTCTGTGTGCCGATCTTCCACCACGACCTGCTGCTCGGCTTCGTCTGGTTCATCGACGCCGACGGCGGTATGACGGACACCGACATCGAGGTCGTCACCCGGGCGACCGGGGAGCTGTCGCTGGCGCTCTACCGGGAGAACCTGCTCGGGGAACTGGCCTCGCAACGCGAGGCGGAGGCGGCCCGGACCCTGCTGGTCGACAGCGCGGAGACCCGCAACGAGGTGGTCCGCTCACTGCTCGCCGACGGTGTGGTGGCGAGCGACCGGCCGGCTACGGCACTGGTGGCCCAGCTCGTTCCGACCCGGGGGCAGGTGCTGGACGAGGTCGCCCGGATCGCGCTGGAGCAGGTGCTGGTGGCGACCCGGCGGTGGATCGGCGTACGGGAGGCACTGCATCTGATCCGCCACGACCAGGGTGTACTGCTGATCTGCGGCGGCCAGGTCGCCGGGCGCCCGTCCACCGAGGCCGCCGCCAAGTATCTGAGCGAGGCGCTGCACAACGCGACCCGGAACCTGACCTCGGTGGCCCGGGTGGTGGTCGGCGTCGGCGAGCCCCGGCCCCGGCTCGCGGACGCCGTGCACTCCTACGACGAGGCGCTCCAGTCCGCCCGGGTGGCGGTGCAGCTGCCCGCGCTGGGCCGGATCATCTCGTGGGCGAACCTCGGGATCTACCGGATGCTGTCCCGGATGGACGACCAGCACCTCGACCTGGCCGGGGTCCATCCGGGCCTGGAGCGGCTGCTCCGCGAGGACGCCAACCAGGTGCTGCTGGAGACCCTGGAGACGTACCTGGACCTGGCCGGGAACGCGCACGCCACCGCAGAGCAGTTGCGGCTGCACCGGACCACGCTCTACTACCGGCTGCACCGGGTGGAGCAACTCGCCGAGACCGACCTCAAGGACGGCAACGAACGGCTCTGCCTGCACCTGGCGTTGAAGCTGGGTCGCCTCACCGGGCACTACCGGCCGGGACACTGAGGCGGTCGGGACCTATCCCGCGGCGGTACCACCGCCACGTCGGGTCCGCAGCCGGCGGTAGCCGGTGACGAGCCCGAGGCCCACGACGGCCACGGCCAGTAGCGCGACGCCGACCAGCACGGCCCGGCGGGACGTCGGACCCGGCGGCGCGGCCAACGAGCGGGCGGCGGGTTCGACGGCCGGAGCCGGCCCGTTGTCGAGCGGTGCCGAGCCGACCACCTCGGCGAACGGGTCCCGGTCGGCGTCGACCGGAACGGCCGGTGGCCGGATCGCGCCGGGCCAGTACTTCTCGGTCTCCGCCGACTGCATCGGTGCCGGGACCCCGAGCACCGACATCCTGCCGGGGACGGTGAGGGTGCCGACCCGGTAGTCGGCGAACCGGCCCTGGACGCCGACCACCGTCCAGGCACCCGGACTCGGCACCGCGACGGCGGCCGCGTAGTGCGCCGGTTCGGGCAGCGCCACCGCCGGGAACGACACCGAGGCACCCCGCTCGTCGACCAACCGCAGCGCGACCGCACCGAGATCGCCCTCGAAGGGGTGGAAGCCGTGCTGGAGCACCCAGAGCCCGATCGTGTAGCCCCGGCCCGGCTCCAGGCGGTCCGGCAGCGGGTCCAGCACGGTGACCGCCCAGTTGCCCGCCTGGGCGGGCGCCGGGGCCAGGAACGGTACGCCGATCAGCCCGACCATCGTCGCGGCCACGGCGGCGAGCAGGCGCTCGGTACGCATCGTCGACCACCTCCACCCGGAAGGAGTCGCCGGCCCGCTGTCGGGTTCCATCCGGCCGCCGCCAACCCTTCGGGTACGCCCGCAGGCCAGCAGCTGCGGGTTGTCGCTTCCCACACGTGTCGGCAGATGCGGTGCCGGATAGGAGACAGCCGGATGCCCGCTTCCGCAAATAGAATCGACAACCATCATCAGGCCGCGTAGCGGATGAACACGGAGGACACGGCTGTGGAAGCACAACGAGAGGGTTACTCGGGCGGCATCGTCGCCGTCGCCAGTGACGACACGTTCGCGCACACGTACCCGGATCTGCGGACCATGCGGGAAGACCCGATCATGGGCCCGGACAGTCACCACCGGAACGATCTGGAATTCTTCGACGTCAATGGCCGGCGGCTGCTGCCGGTGTTCGGCCCGACCCGCAAACTGACCGAGTTGCGGGAAGCGGCCGGAGATCCCGATCCGGGGCTGCTCCAGCGCAGACTGGCCGCGGTGGTCCGGCACGCCGAGAACCACCTGAGGGCGCACCCCGAGTTGACCGAGCCGTTCGGCCTGACCGTGGAGGCCGCCATCGCCACGCTGCCGCGCCCCGAGACGGAGGACCTGGCGGAGACGCTCGCCGCCTTCCCGCACCAGGACCGGCCGCAGGTCCCGGCCGCCTGGTGGCAACCGCGCACCCTCGTACACGCGCACGCGGGCAACTGGTTCCACAACGCCCTGCACGCGGCCGGCTGGACGCACCCCTGATCTTCGGTCCGGGCTTCCGGCCGGGATCCGCTGGGCCGATCGGTGACCTCCAATGTCGACGGCGACAGGCAGATTTCGCTGATCACGACCATCATGATCCTCGGCCGGGGGCAGGACGACCGTAGCGGCGAATGACAAGATCGAGTCACGACGATGTCGCTGGACCGGGTCCGTTGGTAATGTGCGGCCGTGTCTCCCCCGCTGGCCGTAGAGCCTTCTCGGACCGGAGCGGTCGCAGGTCTCCCACCGCCCACGGGTGGCCGGCCACGGCGTGAAGGCGGCCTCTCCTGGTTGCTGCTGCTGCCCTCGGTGGTGGTGTTCGCCCTGTTCATCTTCTGGCCGCTAGCCCGCACCTTCTATCTGTCCACCCACGGCAACGACATCTTCGGGGCGCCGAGCAGCTACGTCGGCGTCGACCACTACACCGAGATGTTGACCGGTGAGTTCGGCAGGATCCTCGGCACCACCGCACTGTTCACGCTGATCAGCGTGCTGCCCGCCGTGCTCGGCGCGCTCGTGGTGGTGCTGCTGCTGGAGGCGAGGCTGCGGGGCGTACGGCTGCTGCGTACCGCCTTCGCCCTGCCGTTCGCGTTCTCCGTGGCCACCGCGTCGGTGGTCTTCGCGGTCATCTACAACCCGGCGATCGGGATCGCGAACGGGCTGCTCGGAGCGGTCGGAATCGACCGGGTCAACTGGCTCACCGACCCCTCGATCGCGCTGCCCGCCGTCGGCCTGGCCACGGTCTGGATGAACCTCGGCTACAACGTCCTGGTGCTCTCCGCCGGAGTGGCGGCCATCCCGCCCGAGGTGATCGAGGCGGCCCGGCTCGACGGTGCCACCGGGTGGCGACTGGCCACCGGCATCACCATCCCGCTGCTCTCGCCGCAGCTGTTCTTCCTCGTCGTGGTCTCCACCATCCACGCGTTGCAGAGCTTCGGTCAGATCCACATCCTGACCAAGGGAGGCCCGGACGACGCGACCACCACGCTGGTCTACTCGATCTACGAGCGGGCCTTCGCCTTCGGTTCGTCGGACTTCGGCGGAGCGAGCGCCCAGGCGGTGGTGCTACTGGTGATCATGCTGATCTGTACGGCGGTCCAGTTCGGCGTCCTGGAACGGCGGGTGCACTACCGTTGACATCCTCCACTGCCCTAATGGGCGGGGATTCCCTTGGTCGCCCTTGGGGTTTCCTGCTTCGACGCCGACTGCCTCGTCCGGGCGTCCGCCCGTTGAGGTCTTACACCGGCTCCACAGGCCGTGACGGAGAGCCCCTCCGCCAGAATGTTGCGGGCCGCGTTGACGTCGCGGTCGTGGACGGCGCCGCATCGGCAGGTCCACGTCCGCACGTCCAGCGGCATCCGCTGCGCGAGAACACCACACGTCGAGCACAGCTTCGACGACGGGAACCAACGGTCCACGACGACCAGGTCCCGGCCGTACCAGTCGGCTTTGTATTCGAGCATGGTGCGGAACTGCCGCCAGGCCGCGTCGCTGATCGCACGGGCCAGCGCGTGGTTTTTCACCATGTTACGGACGGTCAGGTCCTCGATCACGATCGTTTGGTTGTCACGAACGAGTCGAGTGGTCAGTTTGTGCAGGTGGTCCCGACGCCGGTCGGTGATCCGCGCGTGGATCCGGGCCACCCTCAACCGGGCCCTGGCCCGATTCACCGACCCCTTCTCCTTACGTGCGAGTTGACGCTGGGCGCGGGCCAGAGCGGACCCGTCGGCGCGTTCGTGGCGCGGGTTGGTGACCTTCTCACCGGTACTCAACGTCAGCAGGCTGTCAAGCCCGGCGTCCACCCCAACAGCCGTGTTGACGGCCGGGACCGGTTCGATCACATCGTCGCAGAGCAGGGACACGAACCAGCGTCCGGCCGCGTCCTGCGACACCGTCACCGTGGACGGCGACGCACCCTCAGGCAACGGCCGCGACCACACGATGTCCAACGGCTCGGCCATCTTCGCCAGAGTCAGCCGGCCATCGCGGCAACGGAACCCGCTGGTGGTGTACTCCGCCGACTTCCGCGACCTCTTCCTGGACTTGAAACTCGGGTACCGGGCCCGCTTGGCGAAGAAGTTGACGAACGCCCCTTGCAGGTGCCGCAGCGCCTGCTGCAACGGCACCGACGACACCTCGTTGAGGAACGCCAGTTCCTCGGTCCTCTTCCACCCGGTGAGCATCGCACTGGTCGCGTTGTAGCTGATCCGTTCCCGCCGCAGGACCCACGCCTCGGTACGGGCCTGCAGCGCCAGGTTGTAGACCCTCCGGACGCACCCGAACGTACACGACAGCTCCGCTGCCTGCGCCTCGGTCGGGTAGAAACGGTACCTGAACGCCCGCTTCACGGTCCTGGACACGGCCCACACCGTAGCGAACCAGCTAGCAAGCCCTACGGCGGCGCGCGGATGGACGCCTGTCCGCCTTGGCGGCGGACCGGCTATCCCTGCCCTGCCCCGCAGGAGTTCCGTTTCCTCTCCGGCCTGAAGGCCGGAGTATCCACGGAAGGAATCCAATGAGACGACCACAGGCGGGCCGGGTCGTCGTCTACGTCGTACTCGGGCTGGCCCTGATCCCGGTGCTGTTCCCGGTCTACTACGCCTTCGCCGGTGCGGTGATGGGCCCGGGTGACCTGGCCAGCTATCCGCCGTCGCTGGTGCCGAGCGCGCTGCGCTGGGAGAACTTCGGCGACGTGTTCCGGTCCGTGCCGCTGGGCCGGTTCTACGTCAACTCCGCCGTCCAGGCCGGCGTGATCACCCTCGCCCAGGTGGTGACCAGCATCCTCGCCGCGTACGCCTTCGCGTTCCTCCGGATGCCGGCGAAGGCGGCGACCTTCGGTCTCTTCCTGGCCACCCTGATGGTGCCGTGGGAAGCCATCATCATCCCCAACTACCTGGCCATCTCCGACTGGGGACTGACCCGGGGCGGGCTGACCTATCTCGGGCTGGTCCTGCCGTTCCTCGCCTCGGCGTTCGGCACCTTCCTGCTGCGCCAGGCGTTCCTCCAGTTCCCGGCGGAGTTGCGGGACGCGGCGGTGATCGACGGCTGTGGCCACTGGCGGCTGCTGTGGCGGGTGATCGTGCCGCTGTCCAAGCCGTCGATCGCCGCGGTCGGGGTCTACGTCTTCCTCTCCGCGTGGAACCAGTACTTCTGGCCGCTGATCCTGATCCGGGATGCCGACTACCAGACCCTGCAGATCGGAATCTCGCAGCTCAACGACGCCGAGGCGGCCCAACCGGGTCTCGTGCTGGCCGGCGTCGCCCTCTCGCTGCTGCCCACCCTCGCCGTCGTGCTCTTCGGCCAGCGGTACATCGTCCGTGGACTCACGGCGGGGGCACTGCGGTGAACCCAGCCCAAGGACCGTCGAATCTCTCAAAAGGAGTAGCAATGGCATCTTCGCGGTTACGCCGGACGGGTACGCTCGCCCTGGCCCTGATCGCCGCCACCGCCCTGGTCGGCGGGTGCGGCTCCGACGACGGCGCCTCGTCCGACGCCCTCGACGCGCCCGGCGCGGAGGTGCTCGACTCCGCCGACGGCAAGACGACCGTCGAGTTCTGGCACGCGATGAAGGGCGCGAACGCCGCCGCCGTCGACAAGCTGGTCGCCGACTTCAACGCCCAGAGCGGCGGCAAGGTCGAGGTCAAGCCGGTCTTCCAGGGCAGCTACGACGAGACGATCGCCAAGTACAAGGCGTCGGTGCAGCAGAAGAGCACCCCGGCGCTGGTCCAGGTCTACGACATCGGCAGCCGGTTCATGGTCGACTCCCAGCAGGTCGTCCCGATGCACGAGTTCATCGCCAAGGACGGCTTCAACACCGCCGACATCGAGCCGAACATCGCCAGCTACTACTCGGTCGAGGGCAAGCTCTGGTCGATGCCGTTCAACTCGTCCACGCCGCTGCTCTATCTGAACAAGGAGGCCTTCGAGCGGGTCGGCCTCGACCCGGCCAAGCCGCCGAGGACGCTCGCCGAGATCGGCGACCTGGCGAAGCGGCTGACCGTCAAGGACAGCGGCGGCAAGACCACCCAGTACGGCTTCGGCGCGGCCATCTACGGCTGGCTGCTGGAGCAGTTGCTCGCCACCGACGGCAAGGAGTACTGCGACAACGGCAACGGGCGCGACAAGCTGGCGACGAAGGTCCAGTTCGACCAGGCCACCGGCGTGCAGGTGGCGCAGTGGTGGGCGGACCTCGTCCGGAACGGGTACGCGACGAACACCGGTCGCAAGACCGACGACGCCCAGGCGGCGTTCAAGGCCGGTACGGTCGCGATGCACCTCGAGTCCACCAGCGTGCTGCGCGGGTACGTCGACGCCGCGAAGGGCAGGTTCACCGTTCTCACCGCGCCGTACCCGAAGGCGACCGACGCCTCCGCCGGTGGACCGATCATCGGTGGCGCCTCCCTCTGGATCAACGGCGTGGGTCACAGCGCCGCCGAGAAGCGGGGCGCCTGGGAGTTCGTGAAGTTCGCCTCCGGCGCGGCCCAGCAGGCGCAGTGGCACACCGGTACCGGCTACGTGCCGATCAACCCGAAGGCCCTGGAGGAGCAGATCGACAAGGACTGGGTCGCGCAGTACCCGCAGTTCCGTACGGCCGTCGACCAGTTGCACGCGCTGCCGCCGTCGGTCGCGTCCGCCGGCTGCCTGCTGGGCACGATGCCGCAGGCGCGTAAGGCGTCCGAGGACGGGTTGGAGGCGGCCATCGTCGGCGCCAAGCCGGCCGAGCAGGCGATGAAGGACGCGGCGGCGAGTGTCCAGCCGGAGATCGACAGCTACAACAAGTCGGTCGGCTGAGGTCCGGGCCGGAGTCGGCCGACGGGTCGGCTCCGGCCCTTTAACATTGCAGTCGTATTGACATATCCCCGCGGCGCTTTTACATTGCAGTCGTATTGCAAGCGCTGTGGGAAGGACCCGTCATGACGACCACCACCCCGACACTGCCGTTCGAGCAGCCGAATCCGATGGCACCGCCACCGGCGCACGCCGAACTGCGCGAGACCGCGCCGGTGACCCGGGTACTGACCCCCGACGGGCAGCACGCCTGGCTCGTCACGTCGTACGCCCTGGTCAGCCGGGTACTCGCCGACCCGCGCATCGGCGTCGCCCCGGCCGGTACGCCGCTTGCCGGCAACGACACCCTGTTCCAGGACGGCCCCGCACACGGCCGGCTGCGCCGACTGGTCGCGAAGGTCTTCACCGCCCGGCGGATCGCCACCCTGCGACCGGCCGTCGAACGGCACGCCGCCGAACGCGTCGCGGCCCTCGCCGCCACCGGCCCGCCGGCCGACCTCGTCGACCTCCTCGCCGCACCCCTGTCGATCACCGTGATCGGGGAGCTGCTCGGCATCGCCGCCGAGGAGCGCGAGCCCTTCCGGCGCTGGGCCGACGCCGCGTTCATGGTGAACACCACCGGCCCGGACGGCGGATTCGACCCGGCCGCGATGGAACAGGCCTGGCGAGGGCTCTACGCGTACGTGGGTGAGCTGATCGCCGCCAAGCGAGGCGCACTCGCCGACGACCTGCTCAGCGACCTGATCGCGGTACGCGACAGCGACGACGGGCGGTTGGACGACGGCGAACTCGTCGGGATGGCCGCCACCCTCGTCTCCGCCGGCTACCTCAGTTCCAGCAACGCGATCTCGGTCGGCGCGATCCAGCTCGTCACCAGCGGCCGGCTGCCGGACCTCGCCGCCGACCCGGGACGCGTCGAGGCGTACGTCGAGGAACTGCTCCGCCGGCAGGCCGGGCTCACCGGCGAGGCCATGCCGCGCTGGGCCCACGAGGAGGTCGACCTGGACGGGGTACGCGTCGAGGCCGGCGACATGGTCCTGGTCCGGCTCTCCGCCGCGAACCGTGACCCGGTCCGGTTCGCCGACCCGGACCGGTTCGACCCCGACCGGCGGCCCAACCCCCACCTCGCGTTCGGACACGGTGTCCACCACTGTCTCGGTGCCGCGCTCGCCCGGATCGAGGTCGGCGCCGCCCTGCTCGCCCTGTCCCGGGAGTTGCCCGACCTGCGGCTCGCCCGGCCGGTTGAGGAGATCCGGTGGAGCGAGGGCCAGGTGGACGTCGGACCGGTCGCGGTGCCGGTCACCTGGTAACCATGCTAGGCGGGACAGGCGGCACCAGCCGTGGCCGTCAACCCGAGCGCTGCGTAAGGGTGGGCTGGTCGGATGGTTTCGCTGGTCAAGCGAGGTTCAGTGTGCCCCGATCTTCAGCATGGTCAGGAACGCCCGAGGTGTCCGGAGAAGGTATCCCCGCCACCACACAATGCGGGTGAAGACCCAGAGCCCGAGCGATCCGACGACGGCGACGAGCAAGGACATCCCGTACGGCCGCGCGAGGTCCGGTACGAGAAACGCCACGGCCGCGACCCACAGCAGGATGGTGCTGATGAGGGCGAGGAACACGACCCCGTTCTCGAAGCGGACCATCCGCGGATCGTCGTACACCTGCCGGACCTTCCCGGTGCCGGGCGACATCCGCTGGATCCACCGGTTGGGCGAACCGACGGCCGCCACGGCCATCGGTCCCCAGAAGAGGAACACGACGATCAGCTCCACGAGTTGTCGGGACGAATCGCCACCGGGTCCGTCTGCCGACGCGCTTCCGATCAGCGACGTGGCGAGGACGACCACGATCACGGTCAGCGGTACCAGAAGGAGGGTCTTGACGAACCGCATGAGCCCGATGCGGAGCAGCAGGATGTGCTTGGCAAGTGACAGCTCGATCTTGGCGGTCTCCTCAAGGAGGGTACGCGGCGCGCTCACCGAGAGGCGGAAGGCGTACCCGAGACGACTTTCGTCGCCCAACGGCGTCCGGTCGTCCAGCCGAAAGATCTGCTGCATGCGGGTGTCGAAGCGGCGGCGCCATTCGTCGTCCGCCGGTAGCAGGACGCCGAGCAGGTCCATCCGCTTGGTAGCGAGCTTCTCGTAGGCCGACATCGGCATCTCCGCCGACGGCGCCAGCATGCCCGGCAGGCCGAGGCGCGGATTGAAGACGGCATTCTTCGCGGTGGAGTCGTCGTCGGCTCCGAGGTCAAACCGGTGCCCGGCGAAGAAGAAGCCGATGAGATCCGAAATGATCAGGATGAAGCCCCACATCGGCACCCCGAAAACGATCACCATCGCAAGGCCGAGGAAGACCGCGGCGACCGGCGCATCCTCCTGGATCCGCAACAGCGTGGCCAGGAGGCCTGCGGGCGCGTCCGGAAAGAACAGCGGGAGGAGCAACATGAGCGCGGCGCCGCCGAGCAGGCAGGCGGCGGTACGGTGCAACGTCGACATGCGGATCTCGGCACGGATGAGAAACGGGTGCAGCGTCTTGGCGATCTGTCTCGCCTCGTCCTCGGTGAAGCCGCCCGCCTCCGGCCCTCGGCGGCAGCGCTCGTGGACCGCCCGCAGGTCGCCGCTCGCTCCCAGTTGGAGCCCGAGCTCGGCGACGTCCTGGTCCTTGGGCACCGTTCGGGCATTGATGATGTTGGAGACCTTCGACTCCGCCCACCCGAGCGCCTCGGCGAGCTCCTTCTGGTTCATACCGCGCTGGTCGATCAGCTTCTTCACCGCATGACCAAACGGCTGCCAGGCCGGCTGGGACTCCTTGCTGGACAAGACCCGTGCTCCTCTCGGGACATCCGGTTGTCCCCCGTCGTCGCGATTCGTCCCACGGGGTCGAGGTTTGAACTGCCCAGCGAATCGCTCGAACCGCTGAATCCCGGCCCAGACAACGAGGTGGCTTGCGCGACGCCGCATTACGTTTTGGTGACTTCCTGGTGACACACCGAAGTGTGGTCGAGGTCACCGTCTTCCGAAAGTGGCCGTTCGTTCCGCACGTCCTGTTTGTCTAGTCGGCACAACACCCCGGTCCGGTGATGGTTTCCAGACTCTTGCCGGTCACTATCCGGGGATGCGTCGCACTTTGCCCCCATTCCCCGCAGGCCACGGCGGGATGCGGGCTTCCCGAAACTGTCGCCTGCCCGACTCGAATTCGCTCGAATTGCGCGGCCGGTCGTCTGTGGACGACCTGTCATCGCCAACCGGTGCATCGGTCGACCAGGAATCCGCTGGTGAGAGCCTCGAACCGGCTTCGCCGCCGCGACCGAAGAGCGCGAAACGGCTTGGAGTTCAATTCCGAGTGGTTCGTCCGGTCCGACGTGGCTACGTTTCGGCTGCCGGCATTGACACGCCGGGCCAGAAAAGACAGGAGGTCGGGTCCGTCTGCAGCGAACCCGACCTCGCCACACCTCAGCCACGTCGAAAGGGGGCACGAGGTGCGCACCAAGAGTACGTCTCAGGAGCAGTACTGGTACATACCAATCCCGCTGCCGCTGTCGGTGTTCGGACGCAATGGCGCGGAGCCGGTCTACTTCAAGATCCGGCTACGCCGCCCCAGTCTCCACTGGATCCTCTTCTTCATCGCGACGGCCAACATTGCCCGGACGGCCACAACCAAGGGGCACCTGAGCCAGGAGGCCGCTCTCATGGCCCTTCTCGGCTGCGTCCTCGGCGCCGGAATCGTTGCCAAACTGGTCGTCAGGCTTCCCGATGGAGAACGGACGCCGCGAGGGCTCACGGGACTGCTCGGTACGATCGGATTCGTCTACACGACCCTCTCGTTCGCCACGGGTGACCACCTGACCATGCAGCTGGTGGCCGTGGGCGGCGTCGTACTGATCACCATCGTGGGCGAGGTCGGCTATCGGATCTCACAGCGTCGGAGCCGAGCCCAATCCTCGCTGGCCGACGAGGCGGCGCGGGAGCGGCAGGAGGCGGCCTGAGGACGACAGAGCCGGTGCTACGGGCCAGAGACAACTTGCCTCTGGCCCGTAGTGCGTCGGGGAAGGTGGGTCCCCCGCTGAGCCCGCCGTCCGTGGCCCGACGACCGCGCAACGCCACCGCGACGGGCGCGATCGGTGCCGAACGGGGCTCGATCCGGCATGGTGGGGACGCGACCGGTTCGTAGGATCAGGGGCCATGACCGTACCGCTGCGTCAGCGTCCGTACGACCTCTACTTCATCGTCTTCTTCGCGATCAACGCGTTGGTCATCACCTACATCGTCGACCTCGAACAGTTGGTGGTCGCCGATCCGGCGGACTTCGACTATCCGGTCTGGCCACCGGCCCCCGCGATCGACCTCGTGCACTGGTGGGGGGAGAACTACGACCCGCTGCTGATGGCCCGGCCCCCGTTCTGGCAGATGACGATCTGGATAGACGTCATCTTCTTCGGCCCGTTCTACCTGTTCGCCGTGTACGCCTTCGTCCGGGGCCGAAACTGGATCAAGGTACCGGCGCTGGTCTGGTCCGGGACCATGCTGGCCAACGTGCTGATCATCCTGATGGACGAGCGGTACGGCGTCACCCCGGCACCGAACTTCGCGATCGT
The nucleotide sequence above comes from Plantactinospora soyae. Encoded proteins:
- a CDS encoding ABC transporter substrate-binding protein yields the protein MASSRLRRTGTLALALIAATALVGGCGSDDGASSDALDAPGAEVLDSADGKTTVEFWHAMKGANAAAVDKLVADFNAQSGGKVEVKPVFQGSYDETIAKYKASVQQKSTPALVQVYDIGSRFMVDSQQVVPMHEFIAKDGFNTADIEPNIASYYSVEGKLWSMPFNSSTPLLYLNKEAFERVGLDPAKPPRTLAEIGDLAKRLTVKDSGGKTTQYGFGAAIYGWLLEQLLATDGKEYCDNGNGRDKLATKVQFDQATGVQVAQWWADLVRNGYATNTGRKTDDAQAAFKAGTVAMHLESTSVLRGYVDAAKGRFTVLTAPYPKATDASAGGPIIGGASLWINGVGHSAAEKRGAWEFVKFASGAAQQAQWHTGTGYVPINPKALEEQIDKDWVAQYPQFRTAVDQLHALPPSVASAGCLLGTMPQARKASEDGLEAAIVGAKPAEQAMKDAAASVQPEIDSYNKSVG
- a CDS encoding carbohydrate ABC transporter permease, producing the protein MLLLPSVVVFALFIFWPLARTFYLSTHGNDIFGAPSSYVGVDHYTEMLTGEFGRILGTTALFTLISVLPAVLGALVVVLLLEARLRGVRLLRTAFALPFAFSVATASVVFAVIYNPAIGIANGLLGAVGIDRVNWLTDPSIALPAVGLATVWMNLGYNVLVLSAGVAAIPPEVIEAARLDGATGWRLATGITIPLLSPQLFFLVVVSTIHALQSFGQIHILTKGGPDDATTTLVYSIYERAFAFGSSDFGGASAQAVVLLVIMLICTAVQFGVLERRVHYR
- a CDS encoding EXPERA domain-containing protein — its product is MTVPLRQRPYDLYFIVFFAINALVITYIVDLEQLVVADPADFDYPVWPPAPAIDLVHWWGENYDPLLMARPPFWQMTIWIDVIFFGPFYLFAVYAFVRGRNWIKVPALVWSGTMLANVLIILMDERYGVTPAPNFAIVLAANASWLLTPFLIMWRMRRENPFTRPEPVAS
- a CDS encoding PucR family transcriptional regulator, which produces MHAELQRIVDAVATRVGRPALIEDRRQRVVVYSEHTGLMDDVRRTSILRRHTTPEVISWFRDAGIMKARDPIRTPACPELDLLPRLCVPIFHHDLLLGFVWFIDADGGMTDTDIEVVTRATGELSLALYRENLLGELASQREAEAARTLLVDSAETRNEVVRSLLADGVVASDRPATALVAQLVPTRGQVLDEVARIALEQVLVATRRWIGVREALHLIRHDQGVLLICGGQVAGRPSTEAAAKYLSEALHNATRNLTSVARVVVGVGEPRPRLADAVHSYDEALQSARVAVQLPALGRIISWANLGIYRMLSRMDDQHLDLAGVHPGLERLLREDANQVLLETLETYLDLAGNAHATAEQLRLHRTTLYYRLHRVEQLAETDLKDGNERLCLHLALKLGRLTGHYRPGH
- a CDS encoding cytochrome P450, with translation MTTTTPTLPFEQPNPMAPPPAHAELRETAPVTRVLTPDGQHAWLVTSYALVSRVLADPRIGVAPAGTPLAGNDTLFQDGPAHGRLRRLVAKVFTARRIATLRPAVERHAAERVAALAATGPPADLVDLLAAPLSITVIGELLGIAAEEREPFRRWADAAFMVNTTGPDGGFDPAAMEQAWRGLYAYVGELIAAKRGALADDLLSDLIAVRDSDDGRLDDGELVGMAATLVSAGYLSSSNAISVGAIQLVTSGRLPDLAADPGRVEAYVEELLRRQAGLTGEAMPRWAHEEVDLDGVRVEAGDMVLVRLSAANRDPVRFADPDRFDPDRRPNPHLAFGHGVHHCLGAALARIEVGAALLALSRELPDLRLARPVEEIRWSEGQVDVGPVAVPVTW
- a CDS encoding helix-turn-helix domain-containing protein, with product MSSKESQPAWQPFGHAVKKLIDQRGMNQKELAEALGWAESKVSNIINARTVPKDQDVAELGLQLGASGDLRAVHERCRRGPEAGGFTEDEARQIAKTLHPFLIRAEIRMSTLHRTAACLLGGAALMLLLPLFFPDAPAGLLATLLRIQEDAPVAAVFLGLAMVIVFGVPMWGFILIISDLIGFFFAGHRFDLGADDDSTAKNAVFNPRLGLPGMLAPSAEMPMSAYEKLATKRMDLLGVLLPADDEWRRRFDTRMQQIFRLDDRTPLGDESRLGYAFRLSVSAPRTLLEETAKIELSLAKHILLLRIGLMRFVKTLLLVPLTVIVVVLATSLIGSASADGPGGDSSRQLVELIVVFLFWGPMAVAAVGSPNRWIQRMSPGTGKVRQVYDDPRMVRFENGVVFLALISTILLWVAAVAFLVPDLARPYGMSLLVAVVGSLGLWVFTRIVWWRGYLLRTPRAFLTMLKIGAH
- a CDS encoding RNA-guided endonuclease InsQ/TnpB family protein, which translates into the protein MSRTVKRAFRYRFYPTEAQAAELSCTFGCVRRVYNLALQARTEAWVLRRERISYNATSAMLTGWKRTEELAFLNEVSSVPLQQALRHLQGAFVNFFAKRARYPSFKSRKRSRKSAEYTTSGFRCRDGRLTLAKMAEPLDIVWSRPLPEGASPSTVTVSQDAAGRWFVSLLCDDVIEPVPAVNTAVGVDAGLDSLLTLSTGEKVTNPRHERADGSALARAQRQLARKEKGSVNRARARLRVARIHARITDRRRDHLHKLTTRLVRDNQTIVIEDLTVRNMVKNHALARAISDAAWRQFRTMLEYKADWYGRDLVVVDRWFPSSKLCSTCGVLAQRMPLDVRTWTCRCGAVHDRDVNAARNILAEGLSVTACGAGVRPQRADARTRQSASKQETPRATKGIPAH
- a CDS encoding carbohydrate ABC transporter permease, encoding MRRPQAGRVVVYVVLGLALIPVLFPVYYAFAGAVMGPGDLASYPPSLVPSALRWENFGDVFRSVPLGRFYVNSAVQAGVITLAQVVTSILAAYAFAFLRMPAKAATFGLFLATLMVPWEAIIIPNYLAISDWGLTRGGLTYLGLVLPFLASAFGTFLLRQAFLQFPAELRDAAVIDGCGHWRLLWRVIVPLSKPSIAAVGVYVFLSAWNQYFWPLILIRDADYQTLQIGISQLNDAEAAQPGLVLAGVALSLLPTLAVVLFGQRYIVRGLTAGALR